From uncultured Roseateles sp., the proteins below share one genomic window:
- a CDS encoding NADH-quinone oxidoreductase subunit A produces MNLDQYLPVILFILVGTAVGIAPQVLGFIFGPNRPDAAKNSPYECGFEAFEDARMKFDVRYYLVAILFILFDLEIAFLFPWAVSLREIGAVGFWAMMVFLGILVVGFIYEWKKGALDWE; encoded by the coding sequence ATGAATCTGGACCAGTACCTGCCTGTCATCCTCTTCATCCTGGTCGGCACGGCGGTCGGTATTGCGCCCCAGGTGCTGGGCTTCATCTTCGGCCCCAACCGTCCCGACGCCGCCAAGAACTCGCCCTACGAGTGCGGCTTCGAAGCCTTCGAGGACGCGCGCATGAAGTTCGACGTGCGCTACTACCTCGTCGCCATCCTCTTCATCTTGTTCGATCTGGAAATAGCCTTCCTGTTTCCGTGGGCGGTGTCGCTGCGCGAAATCGGTGCCGTGGGCTTCTGGGCGATGATGGTTTTTCTGGGCATTCTGGTCGTGGGTTTTATCTACGAGTGGAAAAAAGGCGCCTTGGACTGGGAATGA
- the nuoE gene encoding NADH-quinone oxidoreductase subunit NuoE, which produces MSEYILSDATRARFDREVAKYPADQRISAVMACLSIVQQEQGFVSRESEDVIAAYIGVAPIAVHEVTTFYNMYNQRPVGKFKLNVCTNLPCQLRDGQTALDHVCSKLGIEEGGTTADGLFTVQKSECLGACADSPVLLVNDRQMCSFMSEQRLDELLNLLKTNANA; this is translated from the coding sequence ATGAGCGAATACATTCTTTCAGACGCCACCCGCGCGCGCTTCGATCGCGAGGTCGCCAAGTACCCGGCCGACCAGCGCATCTCGGCCGTGATGGCCTGCCTGTCCATCGTGCAGCAGGAGCAGGGCTTCGTCTCGCGCGAGAGCGAAGACGTGATCGCGGCCTATATCGGCGTGGCGCCGATCGCGGTGCATGAGGTCACGACCTTCTACAACATGTACAACCAGCGGCCGGTGGGCAAGTTCAAGCTGAACGTCTGCACCAACCTGCCTTGCCAGCTGCGTGACGGCCAGACCGCGCTGGACCATGTCTGCAGCAAGCTGGGCATCGAAGAGGGCGGCACCACCGCCGACGGCCTGTTCACCGTGCAGAAGAGCGAATGCCTGGGCGCCTGCGCCGATTCGCCGGTGCTGCTGGTCAACGACCGCCAGATGTGCAGTTTCATGAGCGAGCAGCGGCTGGACGAGTTGCTGAACCTGCTCAAGACCAACGCCAACGCCTGA
- a CDS encoding NADH-quinone oxidoreductase subunit D, which translates to MADIKNYTLNFGPQHPAAHGVLRLVLELDGEVIQRADPHIGLLHRATEKLAESKTFIQSLPYMDRLDYVSMMSNEHAYCLAIEKLIGVDVPLRAQYIRVMFSEITRLLNHLLWLGAHGIDCGAMNILIYCFREREDLFDMYEAVSGARMHAAYFRPGGVYRDLPDSMPQYQVSKIKNAKTIARLNENRSGSLLDFIEDFCKRFPKNVDDYETLLTDNRIWKQRTVGIGTVTPERALNLGFSGPMLRGSGIAWDLRKTQPYEVYDKMDFDVPVGTNGDTYDRYLVRVEEMRQSNRIIQQCVTWLKANPGPVITDNHKVAPPSRVDMKSNMEELIHHFKLFTEGFHVPEGQAYAAVEHPKGEFGIYIVSDGANKPYRLKIRAPGFSHLAALDEMARGHMIADAVAVIGTMDIVFGEIDR; encoded by the coding sequence ATGGCTGATATCAAGAACTACACCCTGAACTTCGGTCCCCAGCATCCGGCCGCGCACGGCGTGCTGCGCCTGGTGCTCGAGCTCGATGGCGAGGTCATACAGCGTGCCGATCCGCATATCGGCCTGCTGCACCGCGCGACCGAGAAGCTGGCCGAGAGCAAGACCTTCATCCAGTCGCTGCCCTATATGGACCGTCTCGACTATGTGTCGATGATGTCCAACGAGCACGCCTACTGCCTGGCGATCGAGAAGCTGATCGGCGTTGATGTGCCGCTGCGCGCGCAATACATCCGCGTGATGTTTTCCGAGATCACACGCCTGCTGAATCACCTGCTGTGGCTCGGTGCGCACGGCATCGACTGCGGCGCGATGAACATCCTGATCTACTGCTTCCGCGAGCGTGAAGATCTGTTCGACATGTACGAGGCGGTGTCCGGTGCGCGCATGCATGCGGCCTATTTCCGCCCGGGTGGCGTCTACCGCGACCTGCCGGACAGCATGCCGCAGTACCAGGTCAGCAAGATCAAGAACGCCAAGACGATTGCTCGCCTGAACGAGAATCGCTCGGGCTCGCTCTTGGACTTCATCGAAGACTTCTGCAAGCGCTTCCCGAAGAACGTTGACGACTACGAAACCCTGCTGACCGACAACCGGATCTGGAAGCAGCGCACGGTGGGCATAGGCACGGTCACGCCGGAACGCGCATTGAATCTGGGCTTCAGCGGCCCCATGCTGCGTGGCTCCGGCATTGCCTGGGATCTGCGCAAGACCCAGCCCTACGAGGTCTACGACAAGATGGACTTCGACGTGCCGGTGGGCACGAACGGCGACACCTATGACCGCTATCTGGTGCGCGTCGAGGAAATGCGCCAGTCCAACCGCATCATCCAGCAGTGCGTGACCTGGCTGAAGGCCAACCCCGGCCCGGTGATCACCGACAACCACAAGGTGGCGCCGCCATCGCGTGTCGACATGAAGTCGAATATGGAAGAGCTGATCCATCACTTCAAGCTCTTCACCGAAGGCTTCCACGTGCCCGAAGGCCAGGCCTATGCCGCCGTCGAGCACCCCAAGGGTGAGTTCGGCATCTACATCGTCAGCGATGGTGCGAACAAGCCCTATCGACTGAAGATCCGCGCCCCTGGCTTCTCGCACTTGGCCGCGCTGGACGAAATGGCCCGTGGCCACATGATTGCCGATGCCGTGGCCGTGATTGGCACGATGGACATCGTGTTTGGTGAGATTGACCGATGA
- the nuoF gene encoding NADH-quinone oxidoreductase subunit NuoF — protein sequence MTMLDLSKFQATGTETCFHDRHVGAQIYAGLDGKNWSLKDYVARGGYEALRKILKGDGGEGMTQDQVIAEVKTSGLRGRGGAGFPTGLKWSFMPRQFPGQKYLVCNSDEGEPGTCKDRDILMFNPHIVIEGMAIAAYAMGISVGYNYIHGEIFEAYDRFEAALEEARAAGFLGDNLFGSGYNFQLHAFHGFGAYICGEETALLESLEGKKGQPRFKPPFPASFGLYGKPTTINNTETFAAVPWIIRNGGQQYLEVGKPNNGGTKIYSVSGDVERPGNYEVPMGLPFSELLKLAGGVRKGRTLKAVIPGGSSSPVLPASVMMECTMDYDSIAKAGSMLGSGAVIVMDDTRCMVKSLLRLSYFYMHESCGQCTPCREGTGWMYRMVERIANGHGRMEDIDLLNSVADNIQGRTICALGDAAAMPVRAMIKHFKHEFVHLIEHKTALVAA from the coding sequence ATGACGATGTTGGATCTCTCCAAATTTCAGGCCACGGGCACCGAGACCTGTTTCCATGACCGCCACGTCGGTGCGCAGATCTATGCGGGCCTGGACGGCAAGAACTGGTCGCTGAAGGACTACGTCGCCCGCGGTGGCTACGAGGCTTTGCGCAAGATCCTCAAGGGTGACGGCGGCGAGGGCATGACCCAGGACCAGGTCATTGCCGAGGTCAAGACCTCCGGCCTGCGCGGCCGCGGCGGTGCGGGCTTCCCGACCGGCCTGAAGTGGAGCTTCATGCCGCGCCAGTTCCCGGGCCAGAAGTACCTGGTCTGCAACTCGGACGAGGGTGAGCCCGGTACCTGCAAGGACCGCGACATCCTGATGTTCAACCCGCATATCGTGATCGAGGGCATGGCCATCGCCGCCTACGCGATGGGCATCTCGGTCGGCTACAACTACATCCACGGTGAGATCTTCGAGGCCTATGACCGCTTCGAGGCCGCGCTGGAAGAGGCGCGTGCCGCCGGCTTCCTGGGTGACAACCTCTTCGGCAGCGGCTACAACTTCCAGCTGCACGCTTTCCACGGCTTCGGCGCGTACATCTGCGGCGAAGAAACCGCGCTGCTCGAATCGCTCGAAGGCAAGAAGGGCCAGCCGCGCTTCAAGCCGCCGTTCCCGGCCAGCTTCGGCCTGTATGGCAAGCCGACGACGATCAACAACACCGAGACTTTTGCCGCGGTGCCCTGGATCATCCGCAACGGTGGCCAGCAGTACCTCGAGGTGGGCAAGCCCAATAACGGCGGCACCAAGATCTATTCGGTCTCGGGCGATGTCGAGCGTCCGGGCAACTACGAAGTGCCGATGGGCCTGCCGTTCTCCGAGCTGCTGAAGCTCGCCGGCGGTGTGCGCAAGGGCCGTACGCTGAAGGCGGTGATCCCCGGTGGCTCGTCGTCCCCGGTGTTGCCGGCCAGCGTGATGATGGAATGTACGATGGACTATGACTCCATCGCCAAGGCCGGCTCGATGCTGGGCTCGGGCGCCGTCATCGTGATGGACGACACCCGCTGCATGGTCAAGAGCCTGCTGCGCCTGAGCTACTTCTACATGCACGAGTCCTGCGGCCAGTGCACGCCCTGCCGCGAAGGCACGGGCTGGATGTACCGCATGGTCGAGCGCATTGCCAACGGCCACGGCCGCATGGAAGACATCGACCTGCTGAACTCAGTGGCCGACAACATCCAGGGCCGCACGATTTGCGCGCTGGGCGACGCGGCGGCGATGCCGGTGCGGGCCATGATCAAGCATTTCAAGCACGAGTTCGTGCACCTGATTGAACACAAGACGGCCCTCGTGGCGGCCTGA
- a CDS encoding NADH-quinone oxidoreductase subunit B: MGIEGVLKEGFVTTSVDTLINWSKTGSLWPMTFGLACCAVEMMHAGAARYDIDRFGMLFRPSPRQSDLMIVAGTLCNKMAPALRKVYDQMAEPRWVLSMGSCANGGGYYHYSYSVVRGCDRIVPVDVYVPGCPPTAEALLYGILQLQAKIRRENTIAR; the protein is encoded by the coding sequence ATGGGTATTGAAGGCGTTCTCAAAGAAGGCTTTGTCACCACCTCGGTGGACACGCTGATCAACTGGTCCAAGACCGGCTCGCTGTGGCCGATGACCTTCGGCCTGGCCTGTTGCGCCGTCGAGATGATGCATGCGGGTGCGGCCCGCTATGACATCGACCGCTTCGGCATGCTGTTCCGCCCCAGCCCCCGGCAGTCGGACCTGATGATTGTGGCCGGCACGCTGTGCAACAAGATGGCGCCGGCGCTGCGCAAGGTCTATGACCAGATGGCCGAGCCGCGCTGGGTGCTGTCCATGGGCTCCTGTGCCAACGGCGGCGGCTACTACCACTACAGCTATTCGGTCGTGCGTGGCTGCGACCGCATCGTGCCGGTTGATGTCTACGTGCCCGGCTGCCCGCCCACGGCGGAAGCGCTGCTCTACGGCATCCTGCAGTTGCAGGCCAAGATCCGCCGTGAAAACACGATCGCGCGCTGA
- the nuoG gene encoding NADH-quinone oxidoreductase subunit NuoG, with the protein MVEIELDGKKVQVLEGSMIMHAAENAGTYVPHFCYHKKLSIAANCRMCLVDVEKAPKPMPACATPVTQGMIVRTKSEKAIKAQQGVMEFLLINHPLDCPICDQGGECQLQDLAVGYGGSSSRYTEEKRVVFHKNIGPLVSMEEMSRCIHCTRCVRFGQEIAGVMELGMAHRGEHAEIQTFVGRSVDSELSGNMIDICPVGALTSKPFRYSARTWELSRRKTVSPHDSTGANVIAQVKNNRVMRVVPLENEDVNECWIADRDRFSYEALNSDQRLTQPMVKQGGLWKEVNWTAALEYVANGLKQIKTQHGAASIGAIGSAHSTVEELHLLAALVRGLGSENIDFRTHAADFSNVAAAGKAQWLGRSVASLSQLDRVLVIGSFLRKDHPLFAQRLRQAARHGAKIHSVHATEDDWLMNVAQRVTVAPSAWVQALADIATAIAQSNGATAPAAGTATEQAQAIAASLLSGQRKAVLLGNAAAQHPQAASLLALANWIAAQTGATVGYLSAAANTVGAQLVNALPGQGGLNAGQMLSAASSLKAALLLNVDPQFDSANTSAALQGVAKADMVVMFSAFKTGFEQADVLLPIAPFTETSGTFVNAEGRVQSFVGVAKPLGETRPAWKVLRVLGTMLDLPGFDFETSEQVRSAALGVDMDMSSRLDNTTQAAIKAGAASGIERIADVPIYSTDALVRHATALQLTADAKNAAVAGLPTALWTQLGLQNGDKVTVTQNGASVQLPARHDAALPANTVRVPAGLADTAALGAMFGELSIAKV; encoded by the coding sequence ATGGTTGAAATTGAACTCGATGGCAAGAAAGTGCAAGTGTTGGAAGGCAGCATGATCATGCATGCGGCCGAAAACGCGGGCACCTATGTGCCGCATTTCTGCTATCACAAGAAGCTCTCGATCGCCGCCAACTGCCGCATGTGCCTGGTGGACGTCGAGAAGGCGCCCAAGCCCATGCCGGCCTGCGCCACGCCGGTGACGCAGGGCATGATCGTGCGCACCAAGAGCGAGAAAGCCATCAAGGCCCAGCAGGGCGTGATGGAGTTCCTGCTCATCAACCACCCGCTGGACTGCCCGATCTGCGACCAGGGCGGCGAGTGCCAGCTGCAGGACCTGGCCGTCGGCTATGGCGGCAGCAGCTCGCGCTACACGGAAGAAAAGCGCGTGGTGTTCCACAAGAACATCGGCCCGCTGGTCTCGATGGAAGAGATGAGCCGCTGCATCCACTGCACGCGCTGCGTTCGTTTCGGCCAGGAGATTGCCGGCGTGATGGAGCTGGGCATGGCGCACCGCGGTGAGCATGCAGAGATCCAGACCTTTGTCGGCCGCTCGGTGGACTCCGAACTGTCGGGCAATATGATTGACATCTGCCCGGTGGGCGCGCTGACCAGCAAGCCTTTCCGCTACAGCGCCCGCACCTGGGAGCTGTCGCGCCGCAAGACCGTCAGCCCGCACGACTCGACCGGCGCGAACGTGATCGCCCAGGTCAAGAACAACCGCGTGATGCGCGTCGTGCCGCTGGAGAACGAAGACGTCAACGAGTGCTGGATCGCCGACCGCGACCGCTTCTCGTACGAGGCCTTGAACAGCGACCAGCGCCTGACCCAGCCCATGGTCAAGCAGGGCGGCCTGTGGAAGGAAGTCAACTGGACAGCGGCGCTGGAATACGTCGCCAACGGCCTGAAGCAGATCAAGACCCAGCATGGCGCGGCCAGCATAGGCGCGATCGGCTCGGCCCACAGCACCGTTGAAGAGTTGCATCTGCTGGCTGCGCTGGTGCGTGGCTTGGGCAGCGAGAACATCGACTTCCGCACCCATGCCGCTGACTTCAGCAATGTGGCCGCCGCCGGCAAGGCGCAATGGCTGGGCCGCTCGGTGGCCTCGCTGTCGCAGCTGGACCGCGTGCTGGTGATCGGCTCCTTCCTGCGCAAGGATCATCCGCTGTTTGCCCAGCGCCTGCGTCAGGCGGCCCGCCATGGCGCCAAGATCCACAGCGTCCACGCGACAGAAGATGATTGGCTGATGAATGTGGCGCAGCGCGTCACCGTCGCACCCAGCGCCTGGGTGCAGGCGCTGGCCGATATTGCCACCGCGATCGCACAAAGCAATGGCGCAACGGCTCCAGCCGCCGGCACCGCGACGGAGCAAGCTCAGGCGATTGCCGCCTCGCTGCTGTCCGGCCAGCGCAAGGCCGTGCTGCTGGGCAATGCCGCCGCGCAGCACCCGCAAGCCGCCAGCCTGCTGGCGCTGGCCAACTGGATTGCCGCACAGACCGGTGCTACGGTCGGCTACCTGAGCGCCGCCGCCAACACGGTGGGTGCGCAACTGGTCAACGCGCTGCCAGGGCAGGGCGGTCTGAACGCCGGCCAGATGTTGTCCGCCGCGTCTTCGCTGAAGGCCGCACTGCTGCTCAACGTCGATCCGCAGTTCGACAGCGCCAACACCTCGGCCGCCCTGCAAGGCGTGGCCAAGGCCGATATGGTCGTGATGTTCAGCGCCTTCAAGACCGGCTTCGAGCAGGCCGATGTGCTGCTGCCGATCGCGCCGTTCACCGAGACCTCGGGCACTTTCGTCAATGCCGAGGGGCGCGTGCAGAGCTTTGTTGGTGTCGCCAAGCCGCTGGGCGAAACCCGCCCGGCCTGGAAGGTCCTGCGCGTGCTGGGCACGATGCTGGACCTGCCGGGCTTTGACTTCGAGACCTCGGAGCAGGTGCGCAGTGCCGCGCTGGGTGTGGACATGGACATGAGCTCGCGTCTGGACAACACGACGCAGGCCGCGATCAAGGCCGGCGCCGCCAGCGGTATCGAGCGCATCGCCGACGTGCCCATCTACAGCACCGACGCGCTGGTGCGCCATGCCACGGCGCTGCAGCTGACGGCCGACGCCAAGAATGCTGCCGTTGCCGGCCTGCCGACCGCGCTGTGGACCCAGTTGGGCTTGCAGAACGGCGACAAGGTGACGGTCACGCAGAACGGTGCCTCGGTGCAATTGCCCGCCCGCCATGACGCAGCCCTGCCTGCCAACACCGTGCGTGTGCCAGCCGGCCTCGCAGACACCGCCGCACTCGGTGCGATGTTCGGCGAACTCTCTATCGCCAAGGTGTGA
- a CDS encoding NADH-quinone oxidoreductase subunit C, whose product MSKLDTLQQTLQTLLGERVQSLTSALGELTLTVAAKDYTEVATTLRDHPELRFEQLMDLCGLDFSTYKDGLHEGPRFAVVSHLLSISKNWRLRLTVNCPEDDLPRVDALTPVWNSASWFEREAFDMFGIIFDGHEDLRRILTDYGFIGHPMRKDFPTTGHVEMRYDAEQKRVIYQPVTIEPREITPRIIREDNYGGLH is encoded by the coding sequence ATGAGCAAACTAGACACCCTCCAGCAAACCCTGCAGACCCTGCTCGGCGAGCGCGTGCAATCACTGACCAGTGCCCTGGGCGAGCTGACCCTGACCGTCGCCGCCAAGGACTACACCGAGGTGGCCACCACCCTGCGTGACCATCCCGAGTTGCGCTTCGAGCAGTTGATGGACCTCTGCGGCCTGGACTTCAGCACCTACAAGGATGGCCTGCACGAGGGGCCACGTTTTGCCGTGGTCTCGCACCTGCTGTCGATCAGCAAGAACTGGCGCCTGCGCCTGACCGTCAACTGCCCGGAAGACGATCTGCCCCGCGTCGATGCGCTGACCCCGGTGTGGAACTCGGCCAGCTGGTTCGAGCGCGAAGCCTTTGACATGTTCGGCATCATCTTCGACGGCCACGAAGACCTGCGCCGCATCCTGACCGACTACGGCTTCATCGGCCACCCGATGCGCAAGGACTTCCCGACCACCGGCCATGTGGAGATGCGCTATGACGCCGAGCAAAAGCGCGTCATCTACCAGCCTGTCACCATCGAGCCGCGCGAGATCACGCCGCGCATCATCCGTGAAGACAACTACGGCGGTCTGCACTGA